The Clostridiaceae bacterium sequence CTGAACAGGGCGGTAAATAGAATGTTCTGTAGTATTCACCAGGATATACTCCAATTGTATCTCCTTCTCCGCTAATAAATGTACCTCTTGTCATTCCATGGGCTAGTTTTCCGTATAAAGCTAGTACAAGTCTGTCTGCGTCATCTCTTTCTGCCATGAGTTGCGTATGAGACAATCCATAAACATTATCAACTCCCGGAGTTTTATATCCTGGCAGTCCTCCGCTTTTATAAGATCCAATTTCAACAGGATAGTAATTAAATCTGACAAGTCCCAGCAGCCATGATCCGTAATCTTTCATATATTTGTGTATACCATCCATAAATTGTGAATCATAATCTATAATGCCTGAAACAAATCCATAAGGCGTCACCAGATTCCAATAGGATCCGATCCTCGTTTCTGTAATCGGATCATAGGGCTGCGCATTAGTATTAAGGAGCCGTGTAGGAACAAATATTGCCCCGTCTTCCAGTTCAGCTTTGGATTGGTCTACAGCATTAAGCAAGGCAGTTTTTAATATATTTGCTTCTGCTGAATAAGTCTCATATAAATCGTTATCTCCAAGAATTCTAAAAATCTCGGATAAATCTCGCATACCTCTCCAGGCAACAGCTTGATGATGGAAATTATAGTCATAATCAGGAATATCTCCCGAATATCTCTGTTTTTCAAGTAAATTATATGGATCTGCGGTAATTTGTTCTTTCATATCCTGCATATATGAAACCAATGTATTCTTGTTAGCATTTATTAATGAAGCATCCTTGGTAAGGAAATAATACTGGGCTGCATGGGAAAGCTTTTCACCCCACTCCCAGTTTTCATAGGTTGCAGGTCCTGGTCCTTTTGACATTCCAATCAGACTGTTTTGTATGGATTTTTGCTCATCAGTAAAGCCGTACCATCCCAATACTTTTGCAGTATCGTTCCCTTCAGGCTGGTAAAAATCTTCATAAGCATTTCCAACGCTATATCTCCAACCCAAATAAAGGTTTTGTATCAGGAGATTTTTCATTGCATTCATTACTATTTCTTCAGGCACTGAAACAACCGTGCCATTATTCAGCTTTGTATCCCAATACTGTTTTAATTCTGCCTTTTCTGTTTCATATCTTTCCGCATTAAGGATAAAATCCCCACAAGTACCAGGATCATTAAGCCTTGCAACAAAGATTGTTTTATCCGTTCCATCTGATAAATCCACGGTATATGTTAATTCTGTTCCATTATAATTAGCCCCTTCTCCAAAGACCAGGTATGTGTTTCCATCCTAGATAAGTTTATTGCCCTGAATAGATAATCCTGTATCACTTAAATCAAACTTAACATTGACATTTTCAATTTCTGTATTGTTTTTATTAATTATTATTTTCACAAAGCTTACAAGAGAATTTGTTTCTGGAATATAATCTGCAAAAGATTCCTGCATATATTTAACACCACGGGAGTCTTCATATACAGTCTTAAGTATAGGGTAATATCCCCCGTCCAGTACAGGCTCATTAAGTCTGGCCAATGCCCTGCCGAACCTTTCATTTCCCTGAACACCCACATAAACTGTCATCTTTCGACTGTTATATCTGTTGGAAATAATCTGGCTTCCATCAGCGACATGCAGGGCAACAGGCCCTCCTCCGCTTGCTGACATTGGTCTTCCAAATGGTATATAATATACACCGGAATCTGTAAGAAATGTTCCAGTTAACATAAGTGGTTTCAAATAGTCTTTTATATTTTCATAGGTAGGCCCTTCAGGGCTGGTAATTAATTCTTCTCCCCATACATCAATCTTTTGACTTAAGGCATAGTTTACACTTTCCTCATAGCCTGGCTCCAATTCAAGATTTTCTTCAAAAGGATCCGAAAGGGGTCCTAACCATTGAGTAAATATAATTTCAAAAGCCATGTCTTTTTCGCTGATACCATTTTCTGTATAACCCAGTATTTCTTCTGTTGGCTCGGTTGCCGCAACAGAACCAGAGGTAGTTCCTGGTGCACCTGTGCCAACCTTAATGTAATAAGTTAAATCTTTTTCAAGATATATCTGCTTGTTGAAAATAACCTTTCTTTTTCCAGCATCTCCGGCTGGAATACTTCCGGTAGCAATAACTTTTCCATTAACACTCTGGGAAATTATGTCGACAGAAAGGGTGTCATCATTGCCCTCATAAAGCCATAACGATACTTCTTTTATTAAATTATCCAAGGCTTTGAAGGATGATATGGCATAGTAATTACTGTATACATAATTAAAAGGTTCATTTATGGCAGCGTAGGAAAGTGCAGAATCAAATAGTTTATATTTCAGCTCCAATGCCATATCATAATTAGAGGTTCCTTGTTCATAATAACCTACATCTTCATTATTGGGACTTTGTCTTTGAACCTGAACCCAGGTGCTTGCAGGCGATTTTACTTTTAAGAAGTAAGTTTCTCCGACTACAACATTGACAGGCTGATCAAAACGTCCGGTTACTTTCCCGGCTTTGCCGCCTTGTATTAACACTTCTCCAATTACAGTTCCATTAATACTGCCGGACAATATCTGCAAGATTATTGTTTCTTCGGTATCAGACATTAACCAAATTGAAGCTTCTGTTATTTCTTTGCCTATAGCTTTAAAGGATTGACCAGCAAACGAACTCGCGTTTGTTAAAGTATGATAAATATATCCCGTACCGGGTTTGCTGTATACTATCTTGGCAAAATCATCTATTTTAATATTATCAACTGCTGCCCATATGGGACCGGTATTTCTTGCTATAAACAATATTCCTCCACTTCTTATTGAACTTATAATATCATATTACGTTTTATTATCATGTAATTTCTTTATATCATTTTAAGTATTATTTGTCAATTATTTCCATTTTAAATATCTTTATAGTAGTATATTATAAATTGCAATATTAAATGCAACACCTATAAGTAAAAATCATCTATAATTATAGGTGTAAATATAATATCAACCTTAAGCCCTTCTTGACTATTTATCTGAGCAAATGCAGAGGGTAGTTAATTGTTGTATTCACTCATCCTTATTCCTCATGAGAACACTGATTGTACTTGGTAAGGGACCTAATTTAGTTGTCAATTTTTTATTTCATTTACTGTTGCATGTAATTTTCAATGAACTATAGATAGTATAAATCCAAAATAAAGTCAAAGAACTTCCCAAATATAAATTCAGGAAGTTCTTTGTAACAAAATTATTTCTTTTTCAGCCTTATGCAACACCGCAATGGCGTAACAGGAAGAGTAAAACTGACTTAGTAATGTTCACAAACTGGTCACATTCTATATATTCGTCAGGCTGATGGGCACCACCATACAGTGAAAAATCGCGAATTATTCCAAAGTTAAAGCTGCTTTCGCTTCCGTAAGGCAAAAATACAGAAAGGTCTGACAGACAGGCACCACAAGCCTTGATTTTATGTCCGCAAACTTCTTCAGCAGCCTTTTTCATTTCTGTTGCAGCCCCATATTTATCATTTGTTTCCTGGTAAATGAAAAATCTTGTCGTGTGTTTAAAACCATCAGTTTCCATATTACGCTTATCCAGTTCATGACGGATGTCTTCAAGGATTTCATCCAGTTCTGTCATTATTTCTTCTTTAGTCTTATCTGTATATATTACAAATCTTAATCTGCCCTTATCAAGATTAGAACCAAAACTTCCTCCTCCAAATTCCATTAAGCGGAATGCAGAACGTTCCATATCAGAGCCGGTAAATAGCGGATTTTTGTGCAATTCTTCTCTTCTTCGGGCTGCAAAGGGTTTTAACTTTTCTTTGATCATTACAAGGGCGTCAATTACCGGTTCAACTGTATCGGTTGTGAAACGGGTTTTAACATTTATTTCAAATCCGCCGCCTCCAAGAGCCGCAATCCACAGCTCATAATTTCCCCCATCCAGATTCACATAGGTTTCACAGGGATAT is a genomic window containing:
- a CDS encoding M20/M25/M40 family metallo-hydrolase; its protein translation is MKELEKKVLDYVDEHKDELFGLLSKLIQFDSQNFITHGRELECQKYIKKLYEDLGLETEMYSVDDIPGIKEHPGYLPGRGMENRPNVTGVLYGEDRDSMIMLAAHTDTMPVGDINSWTVDPFGGVIKDGRIYGLGSGDNKFGIASSYFALKTLQDCGIKLKKSVALTAYADEEYGGGDGALGACLKYPCETYVNLDGGNYELWIAALGGGGFEINVKTRFTTDTVEPVIDALVMIKEKLKPFAARRREELHKNPLFTGSDMERSAFRLMEFGGGSFGSNLDKGRLRFVIYTDKTKEEIMTELDEILEDIRHELDKRNMETDGFKHTTRFFIYQETNDKYGAATEMKKAAEEVCGHKIKACGACLSDLSVFLPYGSESSFNFGIIRDFSLYGGAHQPDEYIECDQFVNITKSVLLFLLRHCGVA